The DNA region TGCTCACTCGGATCAGCAGCACAGAGGAGACGAAGTACATGCCCATTATCTGTGCTAATAGCAGGACAATGTCACTGGAGGACTTACTGCTGGATATGGCATAGAAGAACTTGGTAACAGTGATCAGCACTCCTCTAATAGACGTGACAATGATTATTCCAATCAGAGTGAAGGAAATGTGCTGGGACCGGAACTTCACATCAAATTGGATCCCCAGATAATTCACAGTGATCTCAATGCCTCTTGTGACTGGATCAGTTTTCCCAACTCGGTCAAAAACGATATTAATGGTTGCCACGAAAATTTTCCAAACACAGTAAATAGAGAAAAAGTAacccagaaaattaaaatatttccccTTGAAAGTTTTGGAGTattctagtctctccttggtagCATAGAGATCAGCCGTTTCCAGAAAAAGCTGCCTGCTTAGTTCTTCCAAAGCATCCACTTCCTGTTGAATAAGAGTAAGATTTTCACTTCCTGGTACTGAAGTGGTAACACTCTTTATCATTCCCCAGAATCCTGATGGTTTGTTATGCACCTCCCCCTTCTGGAACATAGTAGCTTCAAGGACAGGATTTAACTCCAAAAATGGTGATCTTAACAACTCAGCTGGAATACTTGGTTTGCATTTGAATTGTATGTGATTTCTGTCTCCCTATTCAGTCGGGGAGTTCTTTGGGCAGGTACCGTATGTGACCGGCTCTGTATCACTTTACATCCCTTCATAGTGTCTTGCATAGtaagaagtaaaaacaaatacTGGATTTTCTATATTGCAAAAAGCAGCTACTCTTTCCACATTTAAATGTCTCTTAAATTGGAACACACGTTCAATTGGTGTCTTGATTTACATGgtagtcttttccttctttcttctcctaaAAAGCTGTTATTAGCCCTTAGGTGTTTCCTATCGATATAATCTTAGGATCAAGTAGTAGTTAAACTTGGATAGAAGTTTAACTACCAGAGAAAAGATTaggtcactgtggaggtaagttcCTTTAGATTTCTGAATGCCACCTGAGTATTAAGCAGAGCAGAAATTCAGAGGGGAATCCATTTGAAAGTGAAAGGGAAGGTAATCAGAGGGAGCTCATTAGAAATAAAACGTTGTGAGTTCAGTGGGTTTCAAGGGAACATGCAGATTATACTAAGATCTCATGAGGAGGGGGAAACTGCTGAACGTTTATATCTCTGTGATGCCCAAACTGAGGTAAGACAGAAACACAGATGGGGGGTAACCAGGAGTCCATGTCCATCTGACTCTAACTGCACATACTCTCCTACCAGATGTCCTGGCAATGGCATTAGAATGAGAAAAATCATGTGAAAATACTGTAAACAGTCTTTCAGGCAGGGACATGAGTAGCTTGTCTACTAGCTTGAAGGAAGTCCTAGGAGAGTTTGGGAGTGACGTCATGAAGGGAGTCATTATGTATAACACAATATCAAGCCTGGGTACTTCTGTATCCTCCCTGTCTTGCTTTGGACATTGGTACTGTGGCTTGAAAGGTAACGCAGTAGATTATTCTTTCCATTAGCTTGGTTTGGAAAAGGATGAAAGAGAACTGAAAGTAGCTGTGTCGGGGAAAGGGGTCTGGGTTTAAGGGAGGGTTTGTGTTTTTATAAATAGAAGAGACTTGAGAATGTTTTTATGCTGAGAAGAGAGAGTCagcaagagacagagagagagagagagagagagagagagaggtaaaaATTAGCTAAAGGGGATAATTAAAGGAGCAAGTTCCTTAAAGTAGCCCCTGAGAGCCTGAATAGGGCTCAGGGCACAAAGAGAGGTATTAGCGTTGGTCTGGAGGAGGGATGCGTTTTCAACTGAGCTGAAGGAAGGGTTAAGAGAGGGTACAGATGTGGATGTGTTCAGAGTGGTGTGGGGCTCGAGTTGGGAGAAATAACACGATGACTTCTCAGTTCTTTGCAGAGGAGATAAGTCTCACTGCTAAGAGTGAGAGGGAAGTGGGTCAGACAGAGGGCTTCAGGAGACTGAAGAAGGTTGACAATGACTGTTCAGTGGACAGTGGAAGAGCTGCCTTGTGTTGAGGGCAAGATTGAGGTTGCAGACCATTTGTAGTGGGAGCACTCTGCATGGTGTTATGAGTTTCTTCAGCTGGGATAACTATCTGGGGTAAAGAAAGGGGAGAAGAGGCAGATTTACCAAGGGTTGAGCTGTTGCTGGAAGAGTTCAACAGGACACTGGAGCAAAGCATCTGAGGTGTGCACAACAGAGTGGTTGATGGGATGATGGCATCCTAAGCTAAACAGGGTAAATTGGGAAAATTGGTATGGTCAGTGGAATGTAGGCTTCTGTGAGTTTCAAAGAGCAGTTTAATAGGAAGTGGTCGGTTTGGAACGACCAGAGGAGGTGATCAGAGAGCGACTGGAATTAAAAAATTTAGAACTGGGTGATAACAAGATCTGGGGGACTCCGCGGATGTGAGTGGAGCCAGCAAAGTTGAGCTGAAGAACCCTGAAGTTGAGGAGGATGGAGTGTTGGATTGGATCGTCCATTAGATAATGCAAGCCACCTGTGACAATGTCAGGCATGCaagtgttgaggatttttccttaaaacaaaacaaaaatttaactgTAGTATAACAGAAtctacctttatttttaaaaataatagactttagtttttttgatcagtgttaggtttatagaaaaattaagcagaaagtaTAGGCATTCCCATATAATCTTTAACTATCCTGTTATATGTGTGGTTTAATCATATGTTCTCGTAAAGCCTTTGGAGTGGATTACAAATAAATGCATATCCTGATTGCACTTTATAGCACTAAGAATTTGACTTGATTAGAATTATTGATAATAGATAAGCTCTAACCCAGCTGTACTCAGAAATTCCTTCTCACCTCTCTCATCTTACTTAGCAAAAAAGTACCCATCCTTTCAGTCATTTCATATGTCTTCCACTTCACGAAGCTTTCCCTGACTGCCAGACCTAGAAGTTGGTTCTTTCTCCTTTAATATCTCATGGCACTTTGATAATAATTCTCTTACGATACTTATACATTGCTTTCTGGTAGAatatttttttgctatttaacTTATGCACCATTAGGCTCTAAGCTCTGAGGACAATGTCTTTGTTCCACTCATCCCCTGTAGCACCTGGCACGGTGCCTTGTGTACCACAGGTTTGAAATTAACATTTGTGGAAGTGGATGAATTATGAAGTGGAAATCCCAACTTTACAAAGGAGGTAAACTAGGATgtaaatattctttctttcaacaAAGGGATTGACTCCATGTTTTTGCTAAATAATTCGTTCCCTTAAtgcatttaatatataatttacaaaatttCAAGTGAACTAGAAACAGTTCAGTTCCAAAATTTTAACTGACCTAGAAACAATTTCTTGGCACAAAGTACACGTGTGTAACCACTAACTTTGGATTATTTGAAGCAAATCTTGCTCTCATGTTTTTGTTAACAGAAAGAGTTGATACCAAAGGTCTTTGTTCAGACCTTTTACTGCCTCTTGTTTATTTGTGCTTCTCCTGGGAACTCTAGCTCAGCTTTTAAGCCCAAACATACTACCTTCTCCAATGTAGGAGAAGGTGTAAGTAATATAACTCATGTTAGGATGATCCAGTATGGAGGAGAGAGCACACAACCTCTGGGGTCAGATGTTCCTCAGGTTCAATCTTGTCTCCGCTCACTACTACGAAGCTCAAGGAAAATTTTACTTCTCTGAACTATGTCCTTACAGATTAAATGGCGATAATAGTATACCTACCTCACAAGAGAGTGGTGAGGACAAAATATAATGTATGTCAAGTACCTAATCACAAAGCTCAATAAATGATATGTTCCCTTACTCCTGAGACATGATTGTGTCTGCTTCTGTCATGGGTGTAATAAGTAGAAAAATTTTCTGGGAAGGTGGCTTGCTGGGAAAATTAGACCAATATCAGCTCCAGTCTTTGGGAATGTAGATCTTCACAGTGTGTCTTATGTTTGGTTTAAAGCATTTCCAAAAGACCGggtcgtgggacttccctggtggtgcagtggataagactccacgctcccaatgcagggggcccgggttcgatccctggtcagggaactagatcccacatgcatgctgcaactaagagttcgcatgccacaactaaggagcccagagccacaactaagacccagtgcaaccaaataaataaatatttaagaaaaaaaaaaaaaaaaaagaccaggtcGTTATGTCCAAATGGAATAATTTGGACATACATGTGTACATGTAATGTAACAAATACATgacaaagcaaaatataaaattttaagaatttcctAAGATGGTTGCGTTATTGATCCTGTATATAACTTTCTGTTCTTCAGAGAGGAGCCACCTAACAAAGGCGGTCCTATAAGGATCACCTTACAGGATCTAAACTGAGGAATCCCTGGGACTTGAATTATGATACGGTAGAAAATGTCTCTGCTAATGTCTTGAGCATTGTATTTCTTGGATCTGTGATCACTTATTATTTTAACCTTTCAAAGCCAGTAATTTTAAAGCG from Eschrichtius robustus isolate mEscRob2 chromosome 17, mEscRob2.pri, whole genome shotgun sequence includes:
- the LOC137751016 gene encoding Golgi pH regulator-like; amino-acid sequence: MAVNLDLAGESQRACLSSPVLGSGVAVCSGRPVQMSQGLAPAPALRPTDTVISVLSSADVTYLNRSRGWLIPSSSIRTSFKLVDKLLMSLPERLFTVFSHDFSHSNAIARTSATMFQKGEVHNKPSGFWGMIKSVTTSVPGSENLTLIQQEVDALEELSRQLFLETADLYATKERLEYSKTFKGKYFNFLGYFFSIYCVWKIFVATINIVFDRVGKTDPVTRGIEITVNYLGIQFDVKFRSQHISFTLIGIIIVTSIRGVLITVTKFFYAISSSKSSSDIVLLLAQIMGMYFVSSVLLIRVSMPLEYRTIGTEVLGELQFNFCHRWFDVIFLVSALSSILFLYLAHRQAPEKHMAP